One window of the Streptomyces sp. ITFR-21 genome contains the following:
- a CDS encoding roadblock/LC7 domain-containing protein, producing the protein MNAVRTHTSELSHEARNIRWLLQNFVEEVPGVHSIAVVSSDGLLLLSSQTEEQTAPAAPAPDGPARPSADSPMDLAAVVSGLASLTVGAARLMDGGKVRQTTVAMADGMLFVTAISDGSLLGVHATADCDITVVGYHMALFVGRAGHVLTPALRSELRQVMESAH; encoded by the coding sequence TTGAACGCGGTCCGCACGCACACCAGTGAACTGAGCCACGAAGCACGCAACATCCGGTGGCTGCTGCAGAACTTCGTGGAGGAGGTACCCGGCGTCCACTCGATCGCCGTGGTCTCCTCCGACGGCCTGCTGCTGCTCAGCTCGCAGACCGAGGAGCAGACGGCGCCGGCGGCGCCCGCACCGGACGGCCCGGCGCGGCCGTCGGCCGACAGCCCGATGGACCTGGCCGCGGTGGTCTCCGGCCTGGCCAGCCTCACCGTCGGCGCGGCCCGGCTGATGGACGGCGGCAAGGTCCGGCAGACCACCGTCGCGATGGCGGACGGCATGCTGTTCGTGACCGCCATCAGCGACGGCTCGCTGCTGGGCGTGCACGCCACCGCCGACTGCGACATCACCGTGGTCGGCTACCACATGGCACTGTTCGTCGGCCGGGCCGGGCACGTCCTGACCCCGGCGCTGCGCAGCGAGCTGCGCCAGGTAATGGAGAGTGCCCACTGA
- a CDS encoding DUF742 domain-containing protein, giving the protein MAALPHRGADRRTSRVRPYTLTGGRTRFGHVLLVETFVATIDAAEEQPALTRGSWTERVMPEFRAIVELCRRMRSVAEISALLSMPLGVVRVLISDLADQGRIRVYGTGHGPGRPDRALLERVLSGLRRL; this is encoded by the coding sequence ATGGCCGCCCTGCCCCACCGCGGTGCCGACCGCCGGACGTCCAGGGTCCGGCCCTACACCCTGACCGGCGGCCGAACCCGGTTCGGCCATGTGCTGCTTGTCGAGACCTTCGTCGCTACGATCGACGCTGCGGAGGAACAGCCGGCTCTCACCAGGGGCAGCTGGACCGAGCGTGTCATGCCGGAATTTCGCGCGATCGTCGAACTGTGCCGCAGAATGCGGTCGGTGGCCGAGATCTCCGCGCTGCTGAGCATGCCGCTCGGCGTCGTCCGGGTCCTGATCAGCGATCTGGCCGACCAGGGAAGAATCCGCGTGTACGGCACCGGGCACGGGCCCGGCCGGCCGGACCGCGCACTGCTCGAAAGGGTGCTCAGTGGACTTCGCAGGCTTTGA
- a CDS encoding GTP-binding protein, protein MDFAGFDQQEGLQDWQTERGRAPVSTKIVVAGGFGVGKTTFVGAVSEITPLTTEAVMTQASEAVDDLAATPDKTTTTVAMDFGRITLDQDLVLYVFGTPGQQRFWFMWDDLVRGAIGAVVLADTRRLADCFPALDYFEGTGLPYTVAVNQFEGTAEYTADDVREALAVPTHIPVQIIDARQRYSVVEALLSLVAHAMNEQPL, encoded by the coding sequence GTGGACTTCGCAGGCTTTGACCAGCAGGAGGGCCTGCAGGACTGGCAGACCGAACGCGGTCGTGCCCCGGTCTCCACGAAGATCGTCGTGGCCGGCGGCTTCGGCGTGGGCAAGACCACGTTCGTCGGCGCGGTCTCCGAGATCACCCCGCTGACCACCGAGGCGGTGATGACACAGGCCAGCGAGGCGGTGGACGACCTGGCCGCGACCCCGGACAAGACGACGACCACGGTCGCCATGGACTTCGGCCGGATCACCCTCGACCAGGATCTGGTGCTGTACGTGTTCGGCACCCCGGGGCAGCAGCGGTTCTGGTTCATGTGGGACGACCTGGTGCGCGGCGCGATAGGCGCGGTGGTGCTCGCCGACACCCGGCGGCTGGCCGACTGCTTCCCCGCGCTGGACTACTTCGAGGGCACCGGTCTGCCGTACACCGTCGCGGTCAACCAGTTCGAGGGCACCGCCGAGTACACGGCCGACGACGTACGGGAGGCGCTGGCCGTGCCGACGCACATCCCGGTGCAGATCATCGACGCCCGCCAGCGGTACTCGGTGGTGGAGGCGCTGCTGTCGCTCGTCGCCCACGCGATGAACGAACAGCCCCTTTAG
- a CDS encoding styrene monooxygenase/indole monooxygenase family protein, whose protein sequence is MRKILIVGAGQAGLQLALGLQSQGYDVTVMSNRTADEIRSGRVMSTQCMFTTALQHERDLGLNFWERQAPRIEGVGVSVSAPDASRPIDWVGRLRGYAQSVDQRVKMAGWLETFAERGGRVVLHGVAVSDLDYFARAYDLVLVAAGKGELVSMFGRDASRSPYDAPQRALAVAYVHGLGPRPEHPDMLAVRCNLVPGVGELFVMPTLTTTGPADILFWEGVPGGPLDAFQTVKDPEEHLRLTLELMRRFTPWEYERATRVELTDAHGTLSGRYAPTVRRPVGELPSGAPVLGVADVVVANDPITGQGSNNAARCAASYLADIVARADRPFDREWMQSTFDHYWSLAAPVTKWTNAMLAPPPEHVLGLIGAAGELPPVAERFANGFDDPADFEHWFYEPEKAAGYLADVAQPAAR, encoded by the coding sequence GTGCGCAAGATACTCATCGTCGGGGCCGGTCAGGCCGGTCTCCAACTCGCCCTGGGCCTCCAGTCCCAGGGCTATGACGTCACCGTCATGTCCAACCGCACGGCCGATGAGATACGAAGCGGCCGGGTCATGTCGACCCAGTGCATGTTCACCACCGCGCTGCAGCACGAACGGGACCTGGGCCTGAACTTCTGGGAGCGCCAGGCTCCCAGGATCGAGGGGGTCGGCGTCTCGGTCTCCGCCCCCGACGCCTCCCGTCCGATCGACTGGGTGGGCCGGCTGCGCGGCTACGCCCAGTCGGTGGACCAGCGGGTGAAGATGGCCGGCTGGCTGGAGACCTTCGCCGAACGCGGCGGCAGGGTCGTCCTCCACGGCGTGGCCGTCTCCGACCTGGACTACTTCGCCCGTGCCTACGACCTGGTGCTGGTGGCGGCGGGCAAGGGCGAGCTGGTCTCCATGTTCGGCCGGGACGCCTCCCGTTCGCCCTACGACGCCCCGCAGCGGGCCCTCGCCGTCGCCTACGTGCACGGGCTCGGACCGCGCCCCGAACACCCGGACATGCTCGCGGTGCGCTGCAACCTGGTGCCGGGCGTGGGCGAGTTGTTCGTGATGCCGACCCTGACCACCACCGGGCCGGCCGACATCCTCTTCTGGGAGGGCGTCCCCGGCGGCCCGCTCGACGCCTTCCAGACGGTCAAGGACCCCGAGGAGCACCTGCGGCTGACGCTGGAGCTGATGCGCCGCTTCACCCCGTGGGAGTACGAGCGCGCGACCCGCGTCGAACTGACCGACGCACACGGCACGCTGTCCGGGCGGTACGCGCCGACGGTACGCCGGCCGGTCGGCGAACTGCCGTCGGGCGCACCGGTGCTGGGCGTCGCCGACGTGGTGGTGGCCAACGACCCGATCACCGGCCAGGGTTCTAACAACGCGGCCCGGTGCGCGGCCTCGTACCTCGCCGACATCGTGGCGCGGGCCGACCGGCCGTTCGACCGCGAATGGATGCAGAGCACCTTCGACCACTACTGGTCGCTGGCGGCGCCGGTCACCAAGTGGACCAACGCGATGCTCGCGCCGCCGCCTGAGCACGTCCTCGGCCTGATCGGCGCGGCCGGCGAACTCCCGCCGGTGGCCGAGCGGTTCGCCAACGGCTTCGACGACCCGGCCGACTTCGAGCACTGGTTCTACGAGCCGGAGAAGGCCGCCGGGTACCTCGCGGACGTGGCCCAGCCCGCCGCGCGCTAG
- a CDS encoding C40 family peptidase, whose translation MARRTGGRLRAAVAGGALLTAAVLALPAAGQAAARPDDPPAGPDVPLTELLTRLKTSYLRTETATESYDRAAEAAARQRADAERMDRQLADQRVVVAAARDELGLMARQMYRDGGVSPFLSMLTGRTPQDFFAQRHTLQRAAGRQRDVLGELTRSEARLKALNATAQRALDAARHTRDVLAARKKQVETGLRQVEATLAGLTGAQSEALRTLEERGDAEAQTDFLDSRALGDDPAGRAPSAPGDRAVGYAFAQLGKPYVWGAQGPASFDCSGLTSQAWAHAGIAVPRTSQGQWAALKHVPLRRLRPGDLVVYFKNATHVALYVGDGLVVQAPRPGATVRVSPIAADPILGAVRPDPGRQPLKDYRPRSVPRGHGGR comes from the coding sequence GTGGCCCGACGGACCGGCGGACGGCTCCGCGCCGCGGTGGCGGGCGGCGCGCTGCTCACCGCGGCGGTGCTCGCCCTGCCCGCCGCCGGACAGGCCGCCGCCCGGCCGGACGACCCGCCGGCCGGGCCCGACGTGCCGCTCACCGAGCTGCTGACCCGGCTCAAGACGTCCTACCTGCGCACCGAGACGGCCACCGAGTCCTACGACCGGGCCGCGGAGGCCGCCGCCCGGCAGCGGGCCGACGCCGAGCGGATGGACCGGCAGCTCGCCGACCAGCGGGTGGTGGTGGCCGCGGCCCGGGACGAACTCGGGCTGATGGCCCGCCAGATGTACCGGGACGGCGGGGTGTCGCCGTTCCTGTCGATGCTCACCGGCCGGACCCCGCAGGACTTCTTCGCCCAGCGGCACACCCTCCAGCGGGCCGCCGGCCGCCAGCGCGACGTGCTGGGCGAGCTGACCAGGAGCGAGGCCCGGCTGAAGGCGCTGAACGCCACGGCGCAGCGGGCGCTGGACGCCGCCCGGCACACCCGCGACGTGCTGGCCGCCCGCAAGAAGCAGGTCGAGACCGGGCTGCGGCAGGTGGAGGCGACGCTCGCCGGGCTCACCGGCGCGCAGAGCGAGGCGCTGCGGACGCTGGAGGAGCGCGGCGACGCCGAGGCGCAGACCGACTTCCTGGACTCCAGGGCACTCGGCGACGACCCCGCCGGACGCGCCCCCTCCGCGCCCGGCGACCGGGCCGTCGGCTACGCCTTCGCGCAGCTCGGCAAGCCCTACGTCTGGGGCGCCCAGGGCCCGGCCTCCTTCGACTGCTCCGGGCTCACCTCGCAGGCGTGGGCGCACGCGGGGATCGCCGTGCCGCGGACCAGCCAGGGGCAGTGGGCCGCGCTGAAGCACGTGCCGCTGCGCCGGCTGCGCCCCGGCGACCTGGTGGTGTACTTCAAGAACGCCACCCATGTGGCGCTCTACGTCGGCGACGGCCTGGTCGTCCAGGCGCCCCGGCCGGGCGCCACCGTCCGGGTCTCGCCGATCGCCGCCGACCCGATCCTCGGCGCGGTCCGCCCGGACCCCGGCAGGCAGCCACTGAAGGACTACCGTCCGAGGTCCGTACCGCGCGGGCACGGCGGCCGGTAG
- a CDS encoding chitinase, translating into MLTSASRAPRTRSAPRRRSLVAASAALAGAVAVGGLVALAPSASAGEFLGNGGFETGTLSGWTCDAGSSAVTGQAHSGTWALKATPTSSATGQCEQTVGVAPSTTYTLTAQVKGSYVYIGVDGGTSTWTPGTGSGYGQLSVSFTTTASQTSAAVYVHGWYGQPVYYADDISLQGPGGGSTTPPPTTPPTTPPPTTPPTTPPPTTPPPTTTPPTTPPPTTPPPTSPPPSGGLPTHALVGYLHETFANGSGYLKLADVPDSWDVIDLAFGETDSPTSGSIHFNRCSVGECPSVESDADFKAAIQAKQAKGKKVLLSIGGANGEVQLTTTAARDAFVSSVGSIVDKWGLNGIDIDFEGHSLSLNTGDTDFKNPTTPVIVNLISALKSLKARYGSGFVLTMAPETFFVQMGYQYYGSGPWGGQDPRCGAYLPVIYALRDDLTLLHVQDYNSGSIMGLDNQYHSMGGADFHIAMTDMLLTGFPVAGNTANVFPALAPSQVAIGLPASTNAGNGYTAPAQVDQALDCLTKKTNCGGYGTHGTWPALRGLMTWSVNWDKFSNWEFQRTFDGYFGS; encoded by the coding sequence ATGCTCACCTCTGCGTCACGTGCGCCGCGCACGAGATCCGCGCCGCGCAGGAGATCCCTCGTCGCCGCCTCCGCCGCGCTCGCCGGAGCCGTCGCGGTCGGCGGCCTGGTCGCCCTGGCGCCCTCGGCCAGCGCGGGCGAGTTCCTCGGCAACGGCGGCTTCGAGACCGGCACCCTGTCCGGCTGGACCTGCGACGCGGGCAGCTCGGCCGTCACCGGCCAGGCACACAGCGGCACCTGGGCGCTGAAGGCGACGCCCACCTCCAGCGCCACCGGCCAGTGCGAGCAGACGGTGGGCGTGGCGCCCAGCACCACGTACACCCTCACCGCCCAGGTCAAGGGCTCCTACGTCTACATCGGCGTGGACGGCGGCACCAGCACCTGGACCCCCGGCACGGGCAGCGGCTACGGGCAGCTGAGCGTGTCCTTCACCACCACCGCGAGCCAGACCAGCGCGGCGGTCTACGTGCACGGGTGGTACGGGCAGCCGGTGTACTACGCCGACGACATCTCGCTCCAGGGTCCGGGCGGCGGCAGCACCACCCCGCCGCCCACCACACCGCCCACCACACCGCCCCCGACGACGCCACCGACCACCCCACCCCCGACGACGCCCCCGCCGACAACGACGCCGCCCACCACACCGCCGCCGACCACCCCGCCCCCCACCTCACCGCCGCCCTCCGGCGGCCTGCCCACCCACGCACTGGTCGGCTACCTGCACGAGACCTTCGCCAACGGCTCCGGCTACCTGAAGCTTGCCGACGTCCCCGACAGCTGGGACGTCATCGACCTGGCCTTCGGCGAGACCGACTCCCCCACCTCCGGCAGCATCCACTTCAACCGCTGCTCGGTGGGCGAGTGCCCGTCGGTGGAGTCCGACGCCGACTTCAAGGCCGCGATCCAGGCCAAGCAGGCCAAGGGCAAGAAGGTGCTGCTGTCCATCGGCGGCGCCAACGGCGAGGTCCAGCTGACCACCACCGCGGCCCGCGACGCCTTCGTGTCGTCGGTGGGCTCGATCGTCGACAAGTGGGGCCTGAACGGGATCGACATCGACTTCGAGGGCCACTCGCTGTCCCTCAACACCGGCGACACCGACTTCAAGAACCCGACCACCCCGGTGATCGTCAACCTGATCTCGGCGCTGAAGTCGCTCAAGGCCCGCTACGGCAGCGGCTTCGTGCTGACCATGGCGCCGGAGACCTTCTTCGTCCAGATGGGCTACCAGTACTACGGCTCGGGCCCCTGGGGCGGCCAGGACCCGCGCTGCGGGGCCTACCTGCCGGTGATCTACGCGCTGCGCGACGACCTGACGCTGCTGCACGTCCAGGACTACAACTCCGGCTCGATCATGGGCCTGGACAACCAGTACCACTCCATGGGCGGCGCGGACTTCCACATCGCGATGACCGACATGCTGCTCACCGGCTTTCCGGTCGCGGGCAACACCGCCAACGTCTTCCCGGCGCTGGCCCCCTCCCAGGTCGCCATCGGCCTGCCCGCCTCGACCAACGCCGGCAACGGCTACACCGCGCCCGCGCAGGTCGACCAGGCGCTCGACTGCCTGACCAAGAAGACCAACTGCGGCGGCTACGGCACCCACGGCACCTGGCCGGCCCTGCGCGGTCTGATGACCTGGTCGGTGAACTGGGACAAGTTCAGCAACTGGGAGTTCCAGCGCACCTTCGACGGCTACTTCGGCAGCTGA
- a CDS encoding TetR/AcrR family transcriptional regulator, translating into MTSRAAPAYRRMSVEQRRAQLLAAAVDLFGHRRPEDVSVDDVAAAAGVSRPLVYRYFPGGRQQLYEAAVRGAARELIGRFAVPPHGPPTRRLADALDRYLAYVDEHDAAYGALLRGGGVAETRRTVAIVDDVRRRAAEQVLRHLGVTGPGGGPGAGPGAVGPGAAALAGPSPAPASSPAPASAPAPAPVAGPRLTMMVRSWIAAVEAVSLTWLDEGKRTPRDQLRDWLVDHFTGLLLVTATTDPVAALAARRALAQETPDSPAGELAARLLPLLPTVAHLLR; encoded by the coding sequence ATGACCAGCAGGGCGGCGCCCGCGTACCGCCGGATGAGCGTCGAGCAGCGCCGGGCCCAGTTGCTGGCCGCGGCCGTCGACCTCTTCGGCCACCGCCGCCCCGAGGACGTCTCGGTGGACGACGTGGCCGCCGCGGCCGGCGTCTCCAGGCCGCTGGTCTACCGCTACTTCCCCGGCGGCAGGCAGCAGTTGTACGAGGCCGCGGTGCGCGGGGCGGCCCGCGAGCTGATCGGCCGGTTCGCCGTACCGCCGCACGGCCCGCCCACCCGGCGGCTCGCCGACGCCCTGGACCGCTACCTCGCCTACGTCGACGAGCACGACGCGGCGTACGGGGCGCTGTTGCGCGGCGGCGGCGTCGCCGAGACCCGCCGCACCGTGGCGATCGTGGACGACGTACGCCGCCGGGCCGCCGAGCAGGTGCTGCGCCATCTGGGCGTCACGGGCCCCGGCGGCGGGCCCGGCGCCGGTCCCGGTGCGGTCGGCCCGGGTGCCGCCGCCCTCGCCGGCCCCTCCCCGGCACCTGCCTCCTCCCCGGCACCTGCCTCCGCCCCCGCCCCCGCCCCCGTCGCCGGCCCCCGGCTGACAATGATGGTCCGCTCCTGGATCGCCGCCGTCGAGGCGGTCTCGCTGACCTGGCTCGACGAGGGCAAGCGCACCCCGCGCGACCAGCTGCGGGACTGGCTGGTGGACCACTTCACCGGGCTGCTGCTGGTGACCGCCACCACCGACCCGGTGGCGGCGCTGGCAGCCCGGCGGGCGCTGGCCCAGGAGACCCCGGACAGCCCCGCGGGCGAACTCGCCGCCCGGCTGCTGCCGCTGCTGCCGACCGTCGCCCACCTGCTGCGCTGA
- a CDS encoding AurF N-oxygenase family protein gives MDAGPIDREKTAERLLAASARHSFDPDTDLDWDAPFTEGGWFWPPELVSLYDTPLWKAMSQEQRIELSRHEAASLCAMGVWFETILMQLLLRHTYDLDPTSGHVRYALTEIADECRHSTMFARAVTKMGTPTYRPSRRDHRLGRVLKSASTTPGSFAGTLLAEEILDWMQRLAFPDERVQPFVRDVTRIHVVEEARHIRYAREELRRQMATAPRWEAELTRFTSAEAARVIARSLISPRVYAAVGLDPVRAVEVARTSAHRREIMRKSARRLMDFFDEVGLLHGPSRRLWRSSGLLA, from the coding sequence ATGGACGCTGGACCGATCGACCGGGAGAAGACCGCGGAGCGGCTGCTGGCGGCCTCCGCCAGGCACTCCTTCGACCCGGACACCGACCTCGACTGGGACGCGCCCTTCACGGAGGGCGGGTGGTTCTGGCCACCGGAGCTGGTCTCGCTCTACGACACCCCGCTGTGGAAGGCCATGTCGCAGGAGCAGCGGATCGAGCTGAGCCGGCACGAGGCGGCGTCGCTGTGCGCGATGGGGGTGTGGTTCGAGACCATCCTGATGCAGCTGCTGCTGCGCCACACCTACGACCTGGACCCGACGAGCGGTCATGTCCGGTACGCGCTGACCGAGATCGCCGACGAGTGCCGGCACTCCACGATGTTCGCCCGCGCGGTGACGAAGATGGGCACCCCCACCTACCGGCCCAGCCGGCGCGACCACCGGCTGGGCCGGGTGCTCAAGTCGGCCTCCACCACGCCGGGTTCGTTCGCCGGCACCCTGCTGGCCGAGGAGATCCTGGACTGGATGCAGCGGCTGGCCTTCCCCGACGAGCGGGTCCAGCCGTTCGTCCGGGACGTCACCCGGATCCACGTGGTGGAGGAGGCGCGGCACATCCGGTACGCCCGCGAGGAGCTGCGGCGGCAGATGGCGACCGCGCCGCGCTGGGAGGCGGAGCTGACCCGCTTCACCTCCGCCGAGGCGGCCCGGGTGATAGCCCGCTCGCTGATAAGCCCGCGGGTCTACGCCGCGGTGGGCCTGGACCCGGTGCGGGCGGTGGAGGTGGCGCGTACCAGTGCCCACCGGCGGGAAATCATGCGGAAGTCGGCGCGCCGGCTGATGGACTTCTTCGACGAGGTCGGGCTGCTGCACGGCCCGAGCCGGCGGCTGTGGCGCTCCTCAGGGCTGCTGGCCTGA
- a CDS encoding ferritin-like domain-containing protein, whose product MSTEGLYTQPPAEWSWQVPAQGAARFSWEYDDGRDRLLALYQKGKDKQWDAVRRIDWDLEVDPHDPLGTPDESLALHGTRYWDAMNERDRGLLRQHHTAWQFSQFLHGEQGAMVCAARIVESVPDLDAKFYSATQTMDEARHAEIYGRFLRDKIGMLYPVNNSLQALLGDTLRDSRWDMPYLGMQVLIEGLALAAFGLIRDTTTKPLPQQILTYVMQDEARHVAFGRMALRDYYRQLGDAELREREEFVIEGCYLMRDRLGGVEVLENWGVPAAEAAELTERSEFLRRFRRMLFSRIVPCVKDIGLWGPRLQQAYVDMGVLELGDSDLDLLMARDEEVAERLDAERFAAEESARVAEVARTIALGGGDIHP is encoded by the coding sequence ATGTCGACGGAAGGCCTCTACACCCAACCGCCCGCCGAATGGTCATGGCAGGTGCCGGCCCAGGGCGCCGCCCGCTTCTCCTGGGAGTACGACGACGGCCGCGACCGGCTGCTCGCGCTCTACCAGAAAGGCAAGGACAAGCAGTGGGACGCGGTCCGCCGGATCGACTGGGACCTGGAGGTGGACCCGCACGACCCGCTCGGCACCCCCGACGAGTCGCTGGCCCTGCACGGCACCCGCTACTGGGACGCGATGAACGAGCGCGACCGCGGGCTGCTCCGGCAGCACCACACCGCCTGGCAGTTCAGCCAGTTCCTGCACGGCGAGCAGGGCGCCATGGTGTGTGCGGCGCGGATCGTGGAGTCGGTGCCGGACCTGGACGCGAAGTTCTACTCGGCGACCCAGACCATGGACGAGGCCCGGCACGCCGAGATCTACGGCCGCTTCCTGCGGGACAAGATCGGCATGCTCTACCCGGTCAACAACAGCCTGCAGGCGCTGCTCGGCGACACCCTGCGCGACTCCCGCTGGGACATGCCCTACCTCGGCATGCAGGTGCTTATCGAAGGGCTCGCGCTGGCCGCCTTCGGCCTGATCCGCGACACCACCACCAAGCCGCTCCCGCAGCAGATCCTCACCTACGTCATGCAGGACGAGGCCCGCCATGTCGCCTTCGGCCGGATGGCGCTGCGCGACTACTACCGGCAGCTCGGCGACGCCGAACTGCGCGAGCGCGAGGAGTTCGTGATCGAGGGCTGCTACCTGATGCGGGACCGGCTCGGCGGGGTGGAGGTGCTGGAGAACTGGGGGGTGCCGGCCGCCGAGGCGGCCGAACTCACCGAGCGGTCGGAGTTCCTGCGACGGTTCCGGCGGATGCTGTTCAGCCGGATCGTGCCCTGTGTGAAGGACATCGGCCTGTGGGGTCCCCGGCTCCAGCAGGCGTACGTCGACATGGGCGTGCTGGAACTCGGCGACAGCGACCTGGACCTGCTGATGGCCCGGGACGAGGAGGTCGCCGAGAGGCTGGACGCCGAGCGGTTCGCGGCGGAGGAGAGCGCCCGCGTTGCCGAGGTCGCGCGGACCATCGCCCTGGGCGGCGGTGACATCCACCCGTAA
- a CDS encoding penicillin-binding transpeptidase domain-containing protein, whose product MNRCIRYAAGFCVLLLAALLVNAGRVQLVEARAYAGNPADRRIAVARYRQPRGDILVGGHRVTGSRRTGGQLRYERTYADGPLYAPVTGFASQIYGTTLLEGTEDALLAGTDRRLDSVPLWHEITRVQQRGGDVHTTIDPAAQRAAAAGLAGRKGAVAALDPATGRILALVSSPSYDPTALAGAGREVTRAWRRLTADEDQPMLDRAIRQTYPPGSTFKVVTAAAALQGGLVRDLRAPTDSPDPYRLPGTAVSLGNEGPGCADASVYDAFRVSCNTVFAKLGADLGADAMVDQAERFGFNDTRLRLPPRVAESTVDTAMSADQVALSAIGQFDTTATPLQMAMVAAAVGDKGRLMRPRLVDKVTNHSGLTVASYRPELLRQAVSARTAGQLRQLMEAVVTAGTGANAAVPGAVVGGKTGTAQHGRGNAGTPYAWFIGYAVPRGAAAASVAVAVVVEDAAAARADVSGGGDAAPVARSVMAAVLGARRGRTVPPVSAPPPAPGPPAGFAPPAGSGSAAGVRRPRGN is encoded by the coding sequence GTGAACCGCTGCATCCGGTACGCGGCCGGCTTCTGCGTCCTGCTGCTGGCCGCGCTGCTGGTCAACGCCGGCCGGGTGCAGCTGGTGGAGGCGCGCGCCTACGCCGGCAACCCCGCCGACCGGCGTATCGCGGTGGCGCGCTACCGTCAGCCGCGCGGGGACATCCTGGTCGGCGGCCACCGGGTCACCGGTTCGCGCCGGACCGGCGGGCAGCTGCGGTACGAGCGCACGTACGCCGACGGGCCGCTCTACGCGCCGGTCACCGGCTTCGCGTCGCAGATCTACGGCACGACGCTGCTGGAGGGCACCGAGGACGCACTGCTGGCCGGTACGGACCGCCGGCTGGACTCGGTGCCGCTGTGGCACGAGATCACCCGGGTCCAGCAGCGCGGCGGGGACGTGCACACCACCATCGACCCGGCGGCGCAGCGGGCCGCGGCGGCGGGGCTGGCCGGGCGCAAGGGGGCGGTGGCCGCGCTCGACCCGGCCACCGGGCGGATCCTGGCCCTGGTGTCGTCGCCCTCGTACGACCCGACGGCGCTGGCCGGCGCGGGCCGCGAGGTGACTCGGGCCTGGCGGCGGCTGACCGCCGACGAGGACCAGCCGATGCTGGACCGGGCGATCCGCCAGACCTATCCGCCGGGCTCCACCTTCAAGGTCGTGACGGCCGCCGCCGCCCTCCAAGGCGGCCTGGTGCGGGACCTGCGGGCGCCCACCGACTCACCGGACCCGTACCGGCTGCCCGGCACCGCGGTCTCGCTCGGCAACGAGGGCCCCGGCTGCGCGGACGCCAGCGTGTACGACGCCTTCCGGGTCTCCTGCAACACCGTCTTCGCCAAGCTCGGCGCCGACCTGGGGGCGGACGCGATGGTGGACCAGGCCGAGCGGTTCGGGTTCAACGACACCCGGCTGCGGCTGCCGCCGCGCGTCGCCGAGAGCACCGTGGACACCGCGATGAGCGCGGACCAGGTGGCGCTGTCGGCCATCGGCCAGTTCGACACCACGGCGACGCCGCTCCAGATGGCGATGGTCGCGGCGGCGGTCGGCGACAAAGGCCGGCTGATGCGGCCCCGGCTGGTGGACAAGGTCACCAACCACAGCGGTCTGACGGTCGCGTCCTACCGGCCCGAGCTGCTGCGCCAGGCGGTGAGCGCGAGGACCGCGGGGCAGCTGCGGCAGCTGATGGAGGCGGTGGTGACCGCCGGCACCGGCGCCAACGCGGCCGTTCCCGGCGCGGTGGTGGGCGGCAAGACCGGCACCGCGCAGCACGGCCGGGGCAACGCCGGTACGCCGTACGCCTGGTTCATCGGCTACGCCGTGCCGCGCGGCGCCGCCGCCGCCTCGGTCGCGGTGGCCGTGGTGGTGGAGGACGCGGCGGCGGCGCGGGCGGACGTCTCGGGCGGGGGCGACGCCGCGCCGGTGGCGCGGTCGGTGATGGCGGCGGTGCTCGGCGCGCGGCGCGGCCGGACGGTCCCGCCGGTGTCCGCCCCGCCGCCCGCCCCCGGGCCGCCCGCGGGCTTCGCACCGCCCGCCGGGTCCGGCTCGGCCGCCGGCGTCAGGCGACCGAGGGGAAACTGA